CAGTCTTGTGCCTGTGAAAATGAGAATGATCAAATTAATGATATATCAATATCGacgtatacaaaatataaaatattttatgattgatCCTAATTGCTCATCTTCATAAGCACTTAATATCCTTTGTTAActctattctatttattatatttactgatTTATATTTGATGTGACAATAGTTTCGATGAAATCTTATTAGATTTTTCTTACGCTATGAATAGGGCCGTGGTGATCTGGTGGTAAGGCCTTGGCTTCAGAACAGGCTGGTTCCATGTTTGAGACCTGGCTTCACCGAAGAGCCGCTgtataagtgggtctggtgcatgcTAGCATGCTAAGTCATTCGGATcgaaacgtcctcccgctgttgtggtgCAGAAATTTGGAGAGAGGGGGGGGGTAGCTCAGGTATCATTCTCGTTATTTGACCGCAATTCAAGATTACgaagttcgtcccaaaatagtcctactGTCACttttaaatgggacgttaatataactaaattaattaaacttatacTATCTATTAATTCTTTCATGCCTTTTTCGCATAATTAattggtgaaataaaaattttatataaaatctaattcgattctatttttaataacttgttATAAGAACAGCTCCAATAAATCtcagtaataaatgaatattaatgttttagGAAAGAGAGTGTACTTCTCGCAAGtgctaataattttaaagaaattttttagcatGAGGAGTTTTTGTTGGTAATTTTTACCATGAAGGAATTAAAATGTGTTCTTAtatagaaatcatttatttttcccaATCAATATCCTCGTTGATTTTATGATTAATGACTTAATATGCTTTTACTTTAATCATACAAATTGAGTAAAGagttatagaaatgaaattttgttgtttAGAATTCGACCTTTATCTAAGCTCACAATATCTTTATCTAAGTTTTCACAATAGGCCCAAATAATTTCCCAACAATCTTAAATACAATTCAAGACCAAGACtaaatggtttaattaatttagattagtAAATATTAAAGCAGTCTTCGTAAATGTCTGGAAAGGTttgaatttgtcttttattttgtgCAATGAAAGCAGGCTATTATGAGTTTATATTAGTTTGATTACTGTGTAATACTCAAGAGTTATTTTGGGACGAGTCTGATGATTTCGAACTGTTGTCAAATGACGAGGAAGACGCATGAGCaccctttacaccaaattttccaTTGTATTACCGGAAGAATATTTGATTCTCAAAGAATTCTATGTACAGCAAACATACATGCATGGCGGTTCTTCTAGAAAATCGAGTTTTGAAATGGGAAATCGATTCTATCGTATTCTAGTTAAACCTAGAATATAGTTCTGTAaggattcatttgaaaattccatAGTATTGTCCAGCAAAAGACAATACTATGGAATTGTATAAAGATGaccatttaataaatatcttcgtatgaatgattttaaaattaaatggccAATTTGTTATTCTCTTAGAGGATATCGAcgccttattttattatttcattattttttcttgtagGAGAAGTATTTTCACTTACACTGACTGTGGTGGGAAAACGTAGTGAGTCATCGGCATCGGAAAGCCGTTGAATCCAGTGACGAGAGATCGCGTGTAGGCACCCATATTGTCGAAGATTATATATTCTCCGACTTCCATTTCGGGCAAAAGGCAGTCCTCCACAATGCAGTCGGAGCTGCAACAGGTAGCACCCCAAAGCTTGCTTCTCAAAATTGGCCGACTGGCATGTTGAGATTTGCTCTGTAAGAACATGCATTTCGTTTTATTAAATGTGcttattggaattaaaaatagcaattttaacaCTGagatttaatactaaaaaaaattaattcaaaaagttgttcaaataaattaaaaagattctatttttaaacactttaatttCGCACTAGTTAAAAAAAGTCTAGAATATTCTATCTATAAAAAAtcgtatttctttatttcatctaTGTTATAATTCAAgttgatagaaaaatattcatttacatgttaacaaattaaaattatccctatatttccttattttaattgaTCCTATATCAGTGAAaacaatattgtattttaatctgTTAGTGTAAAAATACAATCATAATCAAAAAATGCGCATGGATTTCCAGATTCATATGCGTATTAATGAGAGATTTTGAATGATGAATTGAGAATTTCagagtatttttataattctaaacataatatttacataaataggGTAAATATTAAAGAACAATGTATTTAAACTACTTACCAGCAAAGGTTTAATACGGAATCCATATTTTTCAAATCCGTAACCAAAGGAACCGTAAGCGCCATCGTTTAAGTAATAAAAGACCTGTTGCTTGTAACtccctagaaaaaaaaatacatatatttgttatcaaaaaatatgaagataaaaatttttatctttaaattattacgtTAAAAAGAATACGATTTCAAAGTACTTTTTCGCATATAGGGAACTATTGTATTTAATAGTGTTAGATTTAGCTATTTGATTATAATACAGATGGAAGCATAAATTCAGTTTCTCTGttagttatttaaatactaaaatttagaattgatttccaCCCTTTTTAGTTTCATCTTAAAATTCCTTTCCCTTTCTAAAATTGGGTGGTTTGAGAAGAATATGAATTGAGTTTCATTTCAGTTCGGTCTCCCATGCTTATTTTCTTTATAGTTAATGATAAAAGAAGCTTATAagtattagtaaaattattattttagaaatccaACCCAATCCGTCTAGCTACATGTCTATGATCTTTCTTAaacagtatatttaaatataaagatgatataaaattcataatacatattttaacagGGAAACCAATAATAATAGTAACCAAATGAATTAGTGATTCAACAAAGCGTTAATTGAACTGAATAATAGCTAAATTACAGTTTAAAGGCTTCTTTACTTTTAAGAAAGAGTATAAGAGTCTTCAATGTGaagattaaaatttagtattgTCCTCTCTATTGCCatcatgtaaataattatttttggatttcatgatgaaaataatttagattgttaaatttcaacttttttatttgttcaaaaaaggATTTCTTGATTGCTATGGAAAATAGAATGTACCTTCATCTTCAGGATTCATGTCAGCAGTTTTCTTTCCAATCACTTTACAACATAAAGTGTAGGCAGAGCACGCAATGTAGCACCCCGGTTCCGCAATCACTCGAATGCCGCAACCTTCTGGGAAATGTTGGTCTAATGCTTCAGTGATGTAGTAGCACATCTAATgtgagaaaaaataagaaaattaaaaaattttgaaaacttcagaTATGCAACAAATTATATGAATACTCTAACCCATTTGGAaccaactttaaaaataagaactaaaaaaaacataatatcttTTACAATGGCGATTTCATATTTGtgtttatgcattttaaaaagatttacttacattttactaatttaattaaattcttttaaaagattacttagatacattttctttgaatggaatgttaaaatttaaaatttattcactggtttacattttttaaactgttctTAAAGCTATGGATATGCATGTTAATTATATACCACTTCCTCATGATTGATAAGAAAAGTCATACATTGTAGTTTGAAAAAACACAGAAACGAATGGTTTTCGTACCTTATCGAATATATCCATTGATCCAGTGGATCCAGGAAAACCACCTCCGAGATCCAACAGAGTGAAATGATATCCTATATCTTCAGCCATATCAAACACTTCTCTTGCCATTTTAACTGCTTTGGCATATGCGAAAGGCTGTTCACACAAGCTGCCCACATGAAAGCTGGGGGAAGAATTTATTATACGTTAGATAATTTCggaattgttaattatttttatttattaatttattcttttaacattttgtacGAACCTTTTAAGTATTTATAGTATCTGTAATGTCGATATCGttatagaatgattttttttaaattagtaaaagaaacaaaaaactgaacttgttttatatgtatttaagttaatttacagttaaaatttcacttgtttgaaaaaaaattccaatttaatatcTGGAATCTAATTTCTATTTAACTGTGCTGTTAAGTAATAgtccataaaaaattttaaaaaaatgtttgtgaattattatgtaacatattttaatattatataataatatagtatataatatttgaatacgttattattatatattcaaaacgCTAAAGATAAGTCAGTCTACTAAaccaaatatttcttaaagaaatttataagtgAAAGCGTCATGCTTGCTCTAGAGTGAtatacgaataaaaaataaaagactacATACATTGAAAAACAAGGTAAGTAAGACATTTTAAACAGCTTGTATTTAATGTTAACAGAGTGTGTTTAAAACACATGAATATTTGATTAGAGTAAGGGCTTAATTTGAAagatacaatttcaaataatctttcaATATATCTATGAAAAcagttcatgaaaaaaaaaatcttttatggtcaCACCTCTCTTATCCCtttctcattaatttttccaTACAAAGAACGCGAACGtatatatatttgatagaaagaatatatatctgACAGATTAAAGATGATTCTGTTTAGTTAAATAACTTCTTACACAACATACAGGCTGATTAATCTAGATGTAATATAATTCAAATGCTTAAAGTAGCCTTTAGACTTAGCTTTCGTATATACTTAAAACTCTGTCGAATTACCCTGTATTTAAAGATTGCATCTTGTTAGAAGGTATTCATTGTCTTACCTAACTCCGACAACATTTAAATCTAGATTCTGAGCCACCACCAGCAACTTCTGGGCTTCTTTCACAGTGCACCCGAATTTATTGCTAAGTGGGAAAGCAGCAGGCACATTAGGAATACTGATGCGGAGAACCAACCTGAAAGAAAACATAATTCTTCAATATTGCATTCTTTATACGAAGCCGTGCCAATACAGATGTAATACTAACTCAGTGACAAGTAACATaccgaaaaaaaaatagaattttttttatcacactaTTGTATCATAAGCTAGTTAGTTCTTGCGCACATATATGAGAACAAACATATAATTcgtgaaaattgtaattttgaaatgaactaatataaaagctattttattatcaattgGAAAGTCCATGATTCATATATTTGGTTCTTCCTCTGTTTAAAATCTGATAAGAATATCTATAACATTGAAGATGACGAATATATTGACTAAAAATCACCGATgcaatgggaatttttttttttatttcataagaaaaataccttatttttaatgaaaggattttatatatcttttgatgcatatttgaaaattttttagttcattgattcgtaaatataagatttaaaaatttgctacatctatgaattagaaaaaataaacaaaaatcatttaaatgaagccatataaaaatcatgataattattttatgaaatggtcACTTTTCTcactttcttttactttaattttacacggaaaagaaatttttaattaaaattgcaaacattCGAGCTTCTAAATAAAAATCTCCTTTTAGAATATCTAACAGAAGTAAACTCTTAGATAATATGTTTCATTTGAAGCTAATACATGTTCTCATAAGCAGAATGACCTACATATCGAGTGTCATCTCTTACCTTGCCTGCGGGAAGATTTTTTTGATCTTGTAAAGCTCTTGTTCGCAGTCGAATGTCATGAGATCGACATTGACCGAAGCTGCGTACCGAAGGAAAGTGTTGGACTTGAATGGGTGCGCATATATAATGTCTGAGGATTCGGCTCCAGCTGCCAACACAGCATCGATTTCTCCctgagaaaaagaaattcatgCCATTTATTATACATAGTTAAAATGAAGTAATTGTTTTGTTATCTTGGTAAATAATGTCATCTTACTTAGCTTAATGAAAATTGactagaaattctttttattgtcttAATGTTCagctatttatgattttttaatttttatgattttttttaatttaatatttatggccCATATTTCTCGGGCCAAGCGAAATTCTTAGAGATTAAAGAGattgaaatagttaaatatatttcctaagcttttcttttttttgtatttttaatatctaaaattgcattttaaggaaaaaataaaattaaatttcaaatacattttttgtccGATTGCATTTGATTTTGTTGTTCAAAATTGAAggataaaagcaatttaaatcttCTCGATTCACCAAggttttcaaaaatcttaatacattcacaaaatataatttttttaaagacattacaAGCGAAAATAGCGGAAGTTAGTAACTTTGTGATACaatttagaaatgttaaaaaaaaatcgaatcagcTACTGAAACCAAAATACAGTCTAAATGCTTAGAGTTAAAATTgactaaaaatctttttaaaatggggaatatctcaaaatataaatatgcaaaataaatgtatgtacgaaatttttgtaaatatgaaatatctcCAAATGTTATTAgtgcaatatttttgtaaaaagtcaAACTTACTTTGCTGGCACAATCGAAACGAATTCCTAAAGATACCAATAGACTCAAAAGCATAGGATCTGGGTTGCATTTCACGGCTGCAATCAACAGAAGAAATTGAATGTGAGAAAATGTATGCTTTAGTATAGCATCGAAGCAGCAttcattacaacaaaaaaaaatatttaatttgaagttgtggaaatggaataaaaaggaaaatgtcgTCATGTTTTAGTTTTGTGCAGCAAAgttatgaaaaacaaatattcattgaataaaattgtgttatattaaattatttttcgtcaTTTGCAGGATTATTTTGTCaccagaaattattttcaaaattataattacaaaaaaattcagcagaaatttgagataaaaaattttaatcagcttaattaagaatattataaatttgcatttctataataaaattttagttaaaaatgtttttctaaaaacactCTTATAATACAGAATGGATTTAATTATCAAGATAACCttatcattctaaattttattagaaatatttttttttaaatcttgttacaATTAAGGAGGAAAAAATAGTTCCCATTTACTAACACTTACAATTTGTATCGTATCATCGAacaataaatttgcaaattatatttataattatatttataattatgtttatgtCTTTTCTTTCATTAACTTACCGTAGAAAGGCTCTACTCTAGGCAACTTGGTTTTCCAGTAACGGCATTTATACAAAACATCAGAAAAATCAGCAACATAGAAAGGAATGTCATTGTTCTGAAAAACGAAATGAATGTTGAAtggcaaaattttgtaaataactcatgctattttaaaagaCAGACGTAATTTAAATACTTAAGATGcattaaatgttgatttttttaatgtaaatgtctatatacattttatgaagattttaagcTATACAACACTTCAAAAATAAGACTTCATTACAGCTCaaacgaaaaatttaataaaattcttcattataaGCAATTTGATGTTATATTTCCGTtgtaacttttcatttaaaattgacatttactatttaaaaaataataaactttctgAGTACAATTAACTTATGattgtagaatttaaaaatatttgataattatgtaACAAACGAAAGCTCAAAAAAAaccatgaataattttcattttattttggattgTGTTTGAAAATACTAATCTACAAGCATTTGAGAGCGAtatcgaaatttctttctttttatgttattaaatggaaaatgtctgattttttttatataatttgccatttaaaaatgtgtattatattttgtaatgataAACTACAAAATTGCGAATTCGTTTATCAAAATGCGAAAATGGAACAACTATTGAAGGAATTTAAACTTACTTTCTTGACAATGCAGTTTTTAATGACGTCGACTATTGCTTGATTTCTGGCTTCGGACATTTTCCTTTCTCTTCTTGGGTgccctgaaaaaaaatttaaaattgtctatcaatataaaacaaacaataataatgCAGTGATTTAATGATTAGTAATAAGTTCAAAGAGCTGTTTTTTCtttcatgataaattattttaatgaataatttctgataagaaataattattaaagaactaCATGAGGTTTTTCGTGCCCTTAAGGCATGAATAGTTTTTTTCTCTTACTGTATAAAGTCGCATTTATTTTCATGTCAATccaatttttcgaataaattgaaatatttttgaggcGAATTAAGCTGATATTTATATCCAAATTAGGAACTTCCCACAGGTTTAGATTTTGGTAAATTTGAgatattgatttttacttttgaaatttttaaaaattatcacaatttttCGAGTATATTAAAAGCGATATGCATGGAAATATATTAACTGGTATGCTAATTtgcaaatggaaagaaaaaaattacatgagatttttgaattt
The Argiope bruennichi chromosome 6, qqArgBrue1.1, whole genome shotgun sequence DNA segment above includes these coding regions:
- the LOC129971484 gene encoding ornithine decarboxylase-like isoform X2 translates to MQGHPRRERKMSEARNQAIVDVIKNCIVKKNNDIPFYVADFSDVLYKCRYWKTKLPRVEPFYAVKCNPDPMLLSLLVSLGIRFDCASKGEIDAVLAAGAESSDIIYAHPFKSNTFLRYAASVNVDLMTFDCEQELYKIKKIFPQARLVLRISIPNVPAAFPLSNKFGCTVKEAQKLLVVAQNLDLNVVGVSFHVGSLCEQPFAYAKAVKMAREVFDMAEDIGYHFTLLDLGGGFPGSTGSMDIFDKMCYYITEALDQHFPEGCGIRVIAEPGCYIACSAYTLCCKVIGKKTADMNPEDEGSYKQQVFYYLNDGAYGSFGYGFEKYGFRIKPLLSKSQHASRPILRSKLWGATCCSSDCIVEDCLLPEMEVGEYIIFDNMGAYTRSLVTGFNGFPMPMTHYVFPPQSVHKTDLLPPFEDYCKELGTNKMKAFVKIQDYIMHDDSNDDLFRKG
- the LOC129971484 gene encoding ornithine decarboxylase-like isoform X3, with product MSEARNQAIVDVIKNCIVKKNNDIPFYVADFSDVLYKCRYWKTKLPRVEPFYAVKCNPDPMLLSLLVSLGIRFDCASKGEIDAVLAAGAESSDIIYAHPFKSNTFLRYAASVNVDLMTFDCEQELYKIKKIFPQARLVLRISIPNVPAAFPLSNKFGCTVKEAQKLLVVAQNLDLNVVGVSFHVGSLCEQPFAYAKAVKMAREVFDMAEDIGYHFTLLDLGGGFPGSTGSMDIFDKMCYYITEALDQHFPEGCGIRVIAEPGCYIACSAYTLCCKVIGKKTADMNPEDEGSYKQQVFYYLNDGAYGSFGYGFEKYGFRIKPLLSKSQHASRPILRSKLWGATCCSSDCIVEDCLLPEMEVGEYIIFDNMGAYTRSLVTGFNGFPMPMTHYVFPPQSVHKTDLLPPFEDYCKELGTNKMKAFVKIQDYIMHDDSNDDLFRKG
- the LOC129971484 gene encoding ornithine decarboxylase-like isoform X1, producing MSVNLNETTWHPRRERKMSEARNQAIVDVIKNCIVKKNNDIPFYVADFSDVLYKCRYWKTKLPRVEPFYAVKCNPDPMLLSLLVSLGIRFDCASKGEIDAVLAAGAESSDIIYAHPFKSNTFLRYAASVNVDLMTFDCEQELYKIKKIFPQARLVLRISIPNVPAAFPLSNKFGCTVKEAQKLLVVAQNLDLNVVGVSFHVGSLCEQPFAYAKAVKMAREVFDMAEDIGYHFTLLDLGGGFPGSTGSMDIFDKMCYYITEALDQHFPEGCGIRVIAEPGCYIACSAYTLCCKVIGKKTADMNPEDEGSYKQQVFYYLNDGAYGSFGYGFEKYGFRIKPLLSKSQHASRPILRSKLWGATCCSSDCIVEDCLLPEMEVGEYIIFDNMGAYTRSLVTGFNGFPMPMTHYVFPPQSVHKTDLLPPFEDYCKELGTNKMKAFVKIQDYIMHDDSNDDLFRKG